One genomic region from Rosa rugosa chromosome 1, drRosRugo1.1, whole genome shotgun sequence encodes:
- the LOC133724547 gene encoding probable inactive ATP-dependent zinc metalloprotease FTSHI 4, chloroplastic isoform X1 encodes MKSLLVLNPLPLSPKTLALQFPHPSITNHGCSFRTIKHGAISLRQLRIRSAASNSVAAFANADEEAESAQLFEKLKDAERQRINELEELEKKANIQLERQLVMASYWSRALLTMRGKLRGTEWDPENSHRINFSDFLRLLNSNNVQFMEYSNYGQTISVILPYYKDEKMGGVDGNSKKEIIFRRHVVDRMPIDCWNDVWQKLHQQIVNVEVYNVDTVPAEVYSTVATAVIWSMRLALSIVLYLWIDNMMRPIYAKLIPSDLGTPSKKTRQPLKRRALGSLGKSRAKFISAEESTGITFDDFAGQEYIKRELQEIVRILKNDEEFQDKGIYCPKGVLLHGPPGTGKTLLAKAIAGEAGLPFFAANGTDFVEMFVGVAASRVKDLFASARSFTPSIIFIDEIDAIGSKRGGPDIGGGGAEREQGLLQILTEMDGFKVATSQVLVIGATNRLDILDPALLRKGRFDKIIRVGLPSKDGRYAILKVHARNKFFRSEEEKETLLQEIAELTEDFTGAELQNILNEAGILTARKDLDYIGREELLEALKRQKGTFETGQEDSTAMPEELKLRLAYREAAVAVLACYFPDPYRPFIETDIKSINSQPNMRYTEISGKVFSRKSDFVNAIVRACAPRVIEEEMFGVDNLCWISAKATLEASRRAEFLILQTGMTAYGKAYYRNQSDLVPNLAAKLEALRDEYMRYAVDKCSSVLREYHSAVETITDILLDKGEIKAEEIWDIYKRAPRIPQPAVNAVDEYGALVYAGRWGIHGITLPGRVTFSPGNVGFSTFGAPRPMETQRVNDETWELIDNIWDKRVQEIKAEASAEVEEDKERPQLLMASHFF; translated from the exons ATGAAATCCCTACTGGTCTTAAACCCACTTCCCTTGAGCCCTAAAACCCTTGCTCTTCAATTCCCACATCCTTCAATTACCAACCATGGCTGCTCTTTCAGAACCATAAAGCACGGCGCCATTTCTCTCAGGCAGCTCAGAATTCGCTCCGCTGCTTCCAACTCAGTTGCAGCTTTCGCTAACGCCGACGAAGAAGCCGAGTCCGCTCAGCTCTTTGAG aaATTGAAGGATGCAGAGAGACAAAGGATAAATGAGTTGGAAGAACTTGAGAAGAAGGCAAATATACAGTTAGAGAGGCAGCTTGTCATGGCTTCATATTGGAGCAGGGCCTTATTGACTATGCGTGGCAAGTTAAGGGGGACAGAGTGGGATCCTGAAAATTCACATAGGATTAATTTTAGTGACTTTTTGAGACTGCTTAACTCAAACAATGTCCAGTTTATGGAGTATTCAAACTATGGTCAAACAATATCAG TGATCCTACCTTACTACAAAGATGAGAAAATGGGAGGAGTGGATGGGAATtcaaaaaaggaaattatttTTAGGCGTCACGTGGTTGACCGAATGCCAATAGATTGTTGGAATGATGTTTGGCAGAAGTTGCATCAGCAAATAGTAAATGTTGAAGTTTATAATGTGGATACAGTACCTGCAGAAGTCTATTCTACTGTTGCAACTGCAGTCATATGGTCCATGCGGCTTGCCTTGTCTATTGTATTGTATCTGTGGATTGATAACATGATGAGACCGATTTATGCGAAGTTGATACCTTCTGATTTAGGAACTCCTAGCAAAAAAACCAGGCAACCACTCAAGCGCCGTGCCCTTGGATCATTAGGAAAGAGCCG GGCCAAATTTATATCTGCAGAAGAATCTACTGGGATTACCTTTGATGATTTTGCTGGCCAGGAGTATATAAAGAGGGAGCTGCAAGAGATTGTACGGATTTTAAAGAATGATGAAGAGTTTCAGGACAAAGGCATCTATTGCCCGAAAGGTGTACTTCTCCATGGACCTCCTGGAACTGGTAAAACACTGCTGGCTAAAGCTATTGCTGGTGAAGCAGGCCTGCCATTCTTTGCAGCAAATGGCACTGATTTTGTAGAG ATGTTTGTTGGTGTTGCAGCATCTCGTGTGAAGGATCTATTTGCTAGTGCCAGGTCCTTCACACCCTCCATTATATTTATTGATGAGATAGATGCCATTGGTAGCAAACGTGGTGGACCGGATATTGGTGGG GGTGGCGCAGAACGAGAACAAGGCCTGCTTCAGATACTGACAGAGATGGATGGATTCAAAGTAGCTACTTCACAG GTGCTGGTTATAGGTGCAACAAATAGGCTAGATATCCTAGATCCTGCTCTATTGAGGAAGGGTCGTTTTGACAAGATTATAAGAGTTGGTTTGCCATCAAAGGATGGTAGATATGCCATATTGAAG GTGCATGCAAGGAATAAATTTTTCCGTTCTGAAGAGGAGAAGGAGACTCTTCTTCAGGAAATTGCGGAACTTACAGAAGATTTTACTGGAGCAGAGCTGCAGAACATACT GAACGAAGCTGGTATTTTGACTGCCAGGAAGGACTTGGATTACATTGGACGAGAAGAGCTACTAGAGGCTTTGAAAAGG CAAAAGGGCACTTTTGAAACCGGCCAAGAAGACAGTACTGCAATGCCAGAAGAATTAAAACTGAGATTGGCGTATAGAGAAGCAGCTGTTGCTGTCCTGGCATGCTACTTTCCAGATCCATATCGTCCTTTCATTGAG ACAGATATCAAATCCATTAATAGTCAGCCCAATATGCGCTACACTGAAATATCTGGCAAGGTCTTCTCAAGAAAATCAGATTTCGTAAACGCAATAGTGCGTGCATGTGCTC CTAGAGTAATTGAGGAGGAGATGTTTGGGGTTGACAATTTGTGTTGGATCTCTGCAAAAGCTACATTGGAAGCCTCAAGGCGTGCAGAATTTCTGATTCTTCAGACAGGAATGACAGCATATGGGAAAGCATACTATAGAAATCAAAGTGATCTTGTGCCAAAT CTTGCAGCTAAGCTTGAAGCACTTCGTGATGAATATATGCGTTATGCTGTTGACAAGTGTTCATCCGTGTTAAGGGAGTACCATTCAGCTGTAGAAACAATCACAG ATATTTTACTTGACAAGGGAGAGATCAAAGCTGAGGAAATTTGGGACATATACAAAAGGGCTCCTCGAATACCTCAG CCTGCAGTGAATGCAGTTGATGAATACGGAGCCCTAGTTTATGCGGGGCGTTGGGGAATACATGGGATTACACTTCCGGGAAGAGTTACATTTTCACCTGGAAATGTTGGGTTTTCAACCTTTGGTGCACCCAGGCCTATGGAG ACCCAAAGAGTCAATGATGAAACATGGGAGCTGATCGATAACATCTGGGATAAAAGGGTTCAAGAAATTAAAGCTGAAGCTTCcgctgaggttgaagaagacaAAGAAAGACCACAACTTTTGATGGCCAGCCATTTCTTTTGA
- the LOC133724547 gene encoding probable inactive ATP-dependent zinc metalloprotease FTSHI 4, chloroplastic isoform X2, translated as MDAGPLDSKLKDAERQRINELEELEKKANIQLERQLVMASYWSRALLTMRGKLRGTEWDPENSHRINFSDFLRLLNSNNVQFMEYSNYGQTISVILPYYKDEKMGGVDGNSKKEIIFRRHVVDRMPIDCWNDVWQKLHQQIVNVEVYNVDTVPAEVYSTVATAVIWSMRLALSIVLYLWIDNMMRPIYAKLIPSDLGTPSKKTRQPLKRRALGSLGKSRAKFISAEESTGITFDDFAGQEYIKRELQEIVRILKNDEEFQDKGIYCPKGVLLHGPPGTGKTLLAKAIAGEAGLPFFAANGTDFVEMFVGVAASRVKDLFASARSFTPSIIFIDEIDAIGSKRGGPDIGGGGAEREQGLLQILTEMDGFKVATSQVLVIGATNRLDILDPALLRKGRFDKIIRVGLPSKDGRYAILKVHARNKFFRSEEEKETLLQEIAELTEDFTGAELQNILNEAGILTARKDLDYIGREELLEALKRQKGTFETGQEDSTAMPEELKLRLAYREAAVAVLACYFPDPYRPFIETDIKSINSQPNMRYTEISGKVFSRKSDFVNAIVRACAPRVIEEEMFGVDNLCWISAKATLEASRRAEFLILQTGMTAYGKAYYRNQSDLVPNLAAKLEALRDEYMRYAVDKCSSVLREYHSAVETITDILLDKGEIKAEEIWDIYKRAPRIPQPAVNAVDEYGALVYAGRWGIHGITLPGRVTFSPGNVGFSTFGAPRPMETQRVNDETWELIDNIWDKRVQEIKAEASAEVEEDKERPQLLMASHFF; from the exons ATGGATGCTGGACCTCTGGACAGT aaATTGAAGGATGCAGAGAGACAAAGGATAAATGAGTTGGAAGAACTTGAGAAGAAGGCAAATATACAGTTAGAGAGGCAGCTTGTCATGGCTTCATATTGGAGCAGGGCCTTATTGACTATGCGTGGCAAGTTAAGGGGGACAGAGTGGGATCCTGAAAATTCACATAGGATTAATTTTAGTGACTTTTTGAGACTGCTTAACTCAAACAATGTCCAGTTTATGGAGTATTCAAACTATGGTCAAACAATATCAG TGATCCTACCTTACTACAAAGATGAGAAAATGGGAGGAGTGGATGGGAATtcaaaaaaggaaattatttTTAGGCGTCACGTGGTTGACCGAATGCCAATAGATTGTTGGAATGATGTTTGGCAGAAGTTGCATCAGCAAATAGTAAATGTTGAAGTTTATAATGTGGATACAGTACCTGCAGAAGTCTATTCTACTGTTGCAACTGCAGTCATATGGTCCATGCGGCTTGCCTTGTCTATTGTATTGTATCTGTGGATTGATAACATGATGAGACCGATTTATGCGAAGTTGATACCTTCTGATTTAGGAACTCCTAGCAAAAAAACCAGGCAACCACTCAAGCGCCGTGCCCTTGGATCATTAGGAAAGAGCCG GGCCAAATTTATATCTGCAGAAGAATCTACTGGGATTACCTTTGATGATTTTGCTGGCCAGGAGTATATAAAGAGGGAGCTGCAAGAGATTGTACGGATTTTAAAGAATGATGAAGAGTTTCAGGACAAAGGCATCTATTGCCCGAAAGGTGTACTTCTCCATGGACCTCCTGGAACTGGTAAAACACTGCTGGCTAAAGCTATTGCTGGTGAAGCAGGCCTGCCATTCTTTGCAGCAAATGGCACTGATTTTGTAGAG ATGTTTGTTGGTGTTGCAGCATCTCGTGTGAAGGATCTATTTGCTAGTGCCAGGTCCTTCACACCCTCCATTATATTTATTGATGAGATAGATGCCATTGGTAGCAAACGTGGTGGACCGGATATTGGTGGG GGTGGCGCAGAACGAGAACAAGGCCTGCTTCAGATACTGACAGAGATGGATGGATTCAAAGTAGCTACTTCACAG GTGCTGGTTATAGGTGCAACAAATAGGCTAGATATCCTAGATCCTGCTCTATTGAGGAAGGGTCGTTTTGACAAGATTATAAGAGTTGGTTTGCCATCAAAGGATGGTAGATATGCCATATTGAAG GTGCATGCAAGGAATAAATTTTTCCGTTCTGAAGAGGAGAAGGAGACTCTTCTTCAGGAAATTGCGGAACTTACAGAAGATTTTACTGGAGCAGAGCTGCAGAACATACT GAACGAAGCTGGTATTTTGACTGCCAGGAAGGACTTGGATTACATTGGACGAGAAGAGCTACTAGAGGCTTTGAAAAGG CAAAAGGGCACTTTTGAAACCGGCCAAGAAGACAGTACTGCAATGCCAGAAGAATTAAAACTGAGATTGGCGTATAGAGAAGCAGCTGTTGCTGTCCTGGCATGCTACTTTCCAGATCCATATCGTCCTTTCATTGAG ACAGATATCAAATCCATTAATAGTCAGCCCAATATGCGCTACACTGAAATATCTGGCAAGGTCTTCTCAAGAAAATCAGATTTCGTAAACGCAATAGTGCGTGCATGTGCTC CTAGAGTAATTGAGGAGGAGATGTTTGGGGTTGACAATTTGTGTTGGATCTCTGCAAAAGCTACATTGGAAGCCTCAAGGCGTGCAGAATTTCTGATTCTTCAGACAGGAATGACAGCATATGGGAAAGCATACTATAGAAATCAAAGTGATCTTGTGCCAAAT CTTGCAGCTAAGCTTGAAGCACTTCGTGATGAATATATGCGTTATGCTGTTGACAAGTGTTCATCCGTGTTAAGGGAGTACCATTCAGCTGTAGAAACAATCACAG ATATTTTACTTGACAAGGGAGAGATCAAAGCTGAGGAAATTTGGGACATATACAAAAGGGCTCCTCGAATACCTCAG CCTGCAGTGAATGCAGTTGATGAATACGGAGCCCTAGTTTATGCGGGGCGTTGGGGAATACATGGGATTACACTTCCGGGAAGAGTTACATTTTCACCTGGAAATGTTGGGTTTTCAACCTTTGGTGCACCCAGGCCTATGGAG ACCCAAAGAGTCAATGATGAAACATGGGAGCTGATCGATAACATCTGGGATAAAAGGGTTCAAGAAATTAAAGCTGAAGCTTCcgctgaggttgaagaagacaAAGAAAGACCACAACTTTTGATGGCCAGCCATTTCTTTTGA